A window of the Synechococcus sp. LTW-R genome harbors these coding sequences:
- a CDS encoding DUF3598 family protein: protein MASQWNNFLSNLGEWRGTFCGLADDGSIADTTASILTLQAGDEERLVHFRLRRFGPEGVEGEPIHEMAQDYRNLGKQVVFFDNGTFCKGSMQVSPCAEFGGEFGFVDQDRRHRLVQLHAKDGRFSQLVLIREFRTDGTGQEQPPASLESLAGEWSGQASTISADWPEPSLEQAAFQITTSDSQGFSIRTQIGQQQSELSGSLLSSCIGGVDGAQEHQLQLLPDAGFNLRPVQVSHREAFQLEAGWMPTPTTMQRLIRRYDRSGAWISATQIVASRSGG from the coding sequence ATGGCGAGCCAGTGGAACAACTTTCTGAGCAACCTGGGGGAGTGGCGTGGAACCTTTTGTGGGCTCGCCGACGATGGCTCCATCGCAGACACCACTGCTTCGATCCTGACTCTGCAAGCGGGTGATGAGGAACGGTTGGTGCACTTCAGGCTGCGCCGCTTTGGGCCAGAGGGAGTCGAGGGTGAGCCCATCCATGAGATGGCTCAGGACTACCGAAACCTCGGCAAGCAGGTGGTCTTCTTCGACAACGGCACCTTCTGCAAGGGCAGCATGCAGGTGTCCCCCTGTGCTGAGTTCGGAGGCGAATTTGGGTTTGTCGATCAGGACCGTCGCCACCGCTTGGTGCAGCTGCATGCCAAGGACGGACGCTTCAGCCAGTTGGTGCTGATCCGGGAGTTCCGTACCGATGGAACGGGGCAAGAGCAGCCCCCCGCCAGCCTGGAGTCGTTGGCTGGTGAGTGGAGCGGACAAGCCTCAACGATCAGCGCGGATTGGCCTGAACCGAGCCTCGAGCAGGCCGCCTTCCAGATCACGACCTCTGATAGCCAGGGCTTTTCGATTCGGACACAGATCGGTCAGCAGCAGAGCGAGCTCTCCGGTTCACTGCTCTCGAGCTGCATCGGGGGTGTGGACGGCGCCCAGGAACACCAGTTACAACTGTTGCCCGACGCTGGCTTCAATCTGCGGCCTGTTCAGGTCAGCCACCGTGAGGCCTTTCAACTGGAGGCGGGCTGGATGCCGACTCCGACCACCATGCAACGTCTGATCCGTCGCTACGACCGTTCGGGGGCCTGGATCTCCGCGACCCAGATCGTCGCCAGTCGCTCAGGGGGCTGA
- the htpG gene encoding molecular chaperone HtpG: MLQAEQGQIQIHTENIFPIIKKAVYSGHEVFLRELVSNGVDAISKRRMASMAGDCSEGPEGKISIRIDREAKILTISDNGIGMTADEVKRYINQVAFSSAEDFLEKYKQESDAIIGHFGLGFYSSFMVAKQVELLTRSARGEAEAVRWSCDGSPNFSLEAAERSEPGTDVILHLMEEEEEYIEPARIRTLITTYCDFMPVEVQMEGETVNKREAPWRKSPRELTDEDYIELYRYLYPFQGDPLLWVHLNTDYPYNLQGILYFPKSTGRADWEKGEIKLYCNQVFVSDSIKEVVPRYLLPLRGVIDSPDIPLNVSRSALQTDRRVRSIGNFVAKKVGDRLKELHRDEPKRYAEIWESLAPFIKIGAMEDEKFADQVAELVLFGTTAASAEGDNADPIAAEAGKSFTTLGGYRSRLSSDNDKRILYCTDEAGQAGALALWKSQGAEVLLADTFIDTQFIPWLEYRHEELKFQRVDSELDDSLQEKESELSDAEGKDSSEKLRDLFKAALANDKVTIQVQALKGENAPAALILLPEQMRRMNDMGALMEQRLPGLPDHHVLLVNRKHRLVEGLIKLSAGSVLTGTGTSPSQELADNLGRHLYEMARLAVGGLEPNELAGFQQRSCDLMGQLMERGL; encoded by the coding sequence GTGCTTCAGGCGGAACAGGGTCAAATCCAGATCCATACCGAGAACATCTTTCCGATCATCAAGAAGGCTGTCTACAGCGGCCATGAGGTGTTCCTGCGGGAACTGGTCAGCAATGGCGTGGACGCCATCAGCAAGCGCCGCATGGCCTCAATGGCTGGCGACTGCAGCGAAGGGCCCGAAGGCAAGATCAGCATTCGTATTGACCGCGAAGCCAAGATCCTCACCATTTCCGACAACGGCATCGGCATGACCGCCGATGAGGTGAAGCGCTACATCAACCAAGTCGCCTTCTCCAGCGCGGAGGACTTCCTCGAGAAGTACAAGCAGGAGTCCGACGCGATCATTGGCCACTTCGGCCTCGGCTTCTACTCGAGCTTCATGGTCGCCAAACAGGTGGAGCTGCTCACGCGCTCCGCCCGTGGCGAGGCTGAGGCCGTCCGCTGGAGCTGCGACGGTTCACCCAACTTCAGCCTCGAGGCCGCCGAGCGGTCCGAGCCTGGTACGGACGTGATCCTCCACCTGATGGAGGAAGAAGAGGAATACATCGAGCCGGCTCGCATCCGGACGCTGATCACCACCTATTGCGACTTCATGCCGGTGGAGGTCCAGATGGAGGGCGAAACCGTCAACAAGCGGGAAGCCCCCTGGCGCAAGAGTCCCCGCGAGCTCACGGATGAGGACTACATCGAGCTCTACCGCTACCTCTATCCCTTCCAGGGAGACCCGCTGCTCTGGGTTCACCTCAACACGGACTATCCCTACAACCTCCAGGGGATCCTCTATTTCCCGAAATCAACCGGCCGGGCTGACTGGGAAAAGGGCGAAATCAAGCTCTACTGCAACCAGGTCTTCGTCAGCGACTCCATCAAGGAAGTCGTTCCCCGCTATCTCCTCCCGCTGCGGGGTGTGATCGATTCCCCGGACATCCCGTTGAACGTCAGCCGCTCCGCCCTCCAGACGGACCGCCGCGTGCGCTCCATCGGCAACTTCGTCGCCAAGAAGGTCGGCGACCGGCTGAAGGAATTGCATCGGGACGAGCCCAAGCGCTACGCCGAGATCTGGGAATCCCTGGCACCGTTCATCAAGATCGGCGCCATGGAAGACGAGAAATTCGCCGACCAGGTGGCCGAACTCGTCCTCTTCGGCACCACAGCCGCTTCCGCCGAGGGCGACAACGCCGACCCGATTGCCGCTGAAGCGGGCAAGTCCTTCACGACCCTGGGGGGCTATCGCTCGCGCCTGAGCAGCGACAACGACAAGCGCATCCTCTACTGCACCGACGAGGCCGGTCAGGCGGGAGCTCTCGCGCTTTGGAAGAGCCAAGGGGCAGAGGTGCTGTTGGCGGACACCTTCATCGACACCCAATTCATCCCCTGGTTGGAATACCGCCATGAGGAGCTGAAGTTCCAGCGGGTCGATAGTGAACTGGACGATTCGCTCCAGGAGAAGGAGAGCGAACTCAGTGACGCCGAGGGCAAAGACAGCTCAGAGAAGCTGCGGGATCTCTTCAAGGCGGCACTTGCCAACGACAAGGTGACGATCCAGGTTCAAGCCCTCAAGGGCGAGAACGCACCTGCCGCACTCATCCTGCTGCCAGAGCAAATGCGCCGGATGAACGACATGGGCGCACTGATGGAACAGCGACTGCCCGGTCTGCCGGACCATCACGTCTTGTTGGTGAACCGCAAGCACCGCCTGGTCGAGGGGCTGATCAAGCTCTCTGCCGGATCGGTCCTGACGGGAACCGGCACCAGCCCCAGTCAGGAACTGGCGGACAACCTCGGCCGTCACCTCTATGAGATGGCCCGCCTGGCCGTCGGAGGCCTGGAGCCCAACGAACTCGCCGGTTTCCAGCAACGCAGCTGTGACCTGATGGGTCAACTGATGGAGCGCGGTCTCTAA